Proteins found in one Litoribacterium kuwaitense genomic segment:
- a CDS encoding inositol monophosphatase family protein, whose protein sequence is MNNQHWQNIKTQAEQWVREAGERIRISLASPLTVETKSNPNDLVTNMDKATEQFFVSRIRDTYHDHKIMGEEGFGDEFKDLNGTVWIIDPIDGTMNFVHQQRHFTISVGIYHDGVGQIGLIYDVMANEMYSALRGEGAETEGTPLHIDDKIGLEKALIGLNANWLTTNKHLHADALHFLVSDARGIRSYGSAALEIAYVTAGRLNAYATLRLSPWDYAGGLVIAQEAGAVATTLQGEPLDLLSRQSVLIAAPRVHEEIVQRLKIT, encoded by the coding sequence ATGAACAATCAACATTGGCAAAACATCAAAACACAGGCAGAACAGTGGGTGCGAGAGGCGGGAGAACGCATTCGGATATCACTCGCTTCTCCTTTGACTGTAGAAACGAAATCTAACCCAAATGACCTTGTGACCAATATGGACAAAGCGACTGAACAGTTTTTTGTCTCCCGAATTCGAGATACATATCATGATCATAAGATTATGGGAGAGGAAGGTTTTGGGGATGAGTTTAAAGATTTAAATGGCACAGTCTGGATTATTGACCCCATTGACGGTACGATGAATTTTGTTCACCAACAGAGGCACTTTACTATCTCTGTCGGTATTTATCATGATGGGGTAGGACAGATCGGTCTCATTTATGATGTCATGGCGAATGAAATGTATTCAGCATTACGGGGGGAAGGGGCAGAGACGGAAGGTACACCTTTACATATCGATGATAAGATCGGGTTGGAAAAGGCGCTAATCGGTTTAAATGCAAATTGGTTGACGACGAATAAGCATCTTCATGCCGATGCTCTCCACTTTCTCGTGTCTGATGCAAGAGGCATTCGTTCATACGGTTCAGCTGCTTTAGAAATTGCTTATGTGACGGCTGGTCGGTTAAATGCATATGCGACGTTACGTTTAAGTCCTTGGGATTATGCAGGCGGCTTAGTGATTGCACAAGAAGCAGGGGCGGTCGCAACGACACTGCAAGGAGAGCCGCTTGATCTATTGAGTAGGCAATCCGTACTGATCGCCGCGCCAAGAGTCCATGAGGAAATCGTCCAACGACTAAAGATAACGTAA
- a CDS encoding YktB family protein, translating to MSFTGFSANDFAVFHIDGLEERMAAIQERIQPKFKALGEELKPFLEEQTEQPIYIHIARHARRTKNPPNDTWMAFANNARGYKKHPHFQIGLFDDHVFLWLAHIYEMPDKEKVADHFLEQMTEIKRLPQDFMISQDHTKKEAASLHSLDHEGLEAVLERFKNVKRGEFLIGAHLSTDDPILSDGNAFIEKAKDTFIKLAPFYNAALTSIEQ from the coding sequence ATGTCTTTTACCGGTTTTTCAGCAAATGATTTTGCTGTTTTTCACATCGATGGTTTAGAAGAGAGAATGGCTGCAATCCAAGAGCGGATTCAACCAAAATTCAAAGCGCTTGGTGAAGAACTTAAGCCTTTTTTAGAAGAACAGACCGAGCAACCGATTTATATACATATCGCTCGTCATGCGAGAAGAACAAAAAATCCACCAAACGACACGTGGATGGCGTTTGCCAATAACGCTCGAGGCTATAAAAAGCATCCCCACTTTCAAATCGGACTCTTTGATGATCATGTCTTTTTATGGCTAGCACATATTTACGAAATGCCCGATAAAGAGAAGGTCGCTGATCATTTCTTGGAACAAATGACGGAAATAAAGCGTCTACCGCAAGATTTTATGATTTCACAAGACCATACGAAAAAAGAGGCTGCTTCCTTGCATTCGCTTGATCACGAAGGATTAGAAGCCGTTTTAGAACGGTTTAAAAATGTAAAGCGCGGCGAATTTCTCATAGGGGCTCACCTCTCTACAGATGACCCTATTCTTTCTGACGGCAATGCATTCATTGAAAAGGCTAAGGACACGTTTATCAAACTAGCTCCCTTTTACAATGCTGCCTTGACATCGATTGAGCAATAA
- a CDS encoding aminotransferase class I/II-fold pyridoxal phosphate-dependent enzyme — MSQQETPLFSGLLRHIEKDPIQFHIPGHKAGKGLDPTFREFVGSSVLAMDLINIAPLDDLHHPNGIIQQAQELAAEAFDADATFFSVQGTSGAIMAMVMAVCQPGDKIIVPRNVHKSVMSAIVFSGATPVFVHPELDNAFGIAHGMSAEAVQKAVDQHPDAKALLVINPTYYGVACDLKQVVDIAHKANIPVLVDEAHGVHIHFNDHFPLSAMEAGADIAATSMHKLGGSMTQSSILNVKGRRVSVTRLQSILSMLTTTSTSYPLLASLDTARRQLALHGKGLLNEALALAEAARQTINSIPGLYCAGRELLHSSATYDMDLTKLLISVKDLGITGNDAEQWLREQASIEVELSDLYNILCIVTPGDTFKEVQALTEALKQLSQLHATFIRTAESPRVKVPDIPILTISPREAFYADTELVPFHQSSGRTIAEFVMVYPPGIPIFVPGETISTDNLLYIMENIEAGLPVQGPEDSTLQHLRVVKEYRAIY, encoded by the coding sequence GTGTCACAACAAGAAACGCCATTATTCAGCGGGCTCCTCCGCCATATTGAAAAGGATCCTATACAGTTCCACATCCCTGGCCATAAAGCAGGAAAAGGGCTGGATCCTACGTTTCGTGAATTTGTAGGCTCCTCTGTTCTTGCGATGGATTTGATCAATATCGCTCCTTTAGATGACCTGCATCATCCAAATGGTATCATTCAACAAGCGCAAGAGCTGGCTGCTGAAGCATTTGATGCGGATGCTACTTTTTTTAGTGTTCAAGGTACGAGCGGGGCGATTATGGCTATGGTGATGGCGGTTTGTCAGCCTGGTGACAAAATTATCGTTCCCCGAAATGTCCATAAATCGGTCATGAGTGCCATCGTATTTTCAGGAGCTACACCAGTGTTTGTCCATCCCGAACTAGACAATGCTTTTGGGATTGCTCATGGAATGAGCGCTGAGGCCGTGCAAAAAGCTGTGGATCAGCACCCTGATGCAAAGGCACTGCTTGTCATTAACCCTACGTATTACGGCGTTGCTTGTGACCTAAAACAAGTTGTCGACATCGCACACAAAGCGAATATACCCGTTCTTGTTGATGAAGCGCACGGTGTTCATATTCACTTTAATGATCATTTTCCGTTATCAGCGATGGAGGCTGGGGCAGATATCGCTGCAACAAGCATGCATAAGCTAGGTGGGTCAATGACTCAGAGTTCGATTTTAAATGTCAAAGGGCGACGTGTGTCGGTGACTCGATTACAATCGATTTTAAGCATGCTGACGACGACATCAACATCATATCCGCTACTAGCATCACTTGACACAGCGCGTCGGCAATTGGCCCTGCATGGAAAAGGATTGCTAAATGAAGCGCTTGCCCTAGCAGAGGCAGCTCGACAAACGATCAATTCGATACCAGGATTATATTGTGCTGGCCGCGAACTGCTGCATTCGAGTGCAACGTATGACATGGATTTAACGAAATTGCTCATTTCAGTCAAGGACCTTGGCATTACAGGAAATGATGCGGAGCAGTGGTTGCGAGAACAAGCAAGTATAGAGGTTGAACTATCTGACCTTTACAACATCCTATGCATCGTTACCCCAGGAGATACCTTTAAAGAAGTGCAGGCGTTAACAGAAGCACTCAAACAGCTTTCGCAGCTACATGCAACATTTATTCGAACAGCAGAGTCACCTAGAGTTAAAGTTCCAGACATTCCCATCTTAACGATCTCGCCTCGCGAAGCATTTTATGCCGATACGGAATTAGTCCCATTTCATCAATCTTCAGGACGGACAATCGCCGAGTTTGTCATGGTTTATCCGCCTGGCATTCCTATTTTTGTCCCGGGAGAAACCATTTCAACAGACAATCTACTGTACATTATGGAAAATATAGAGGCAGGTCTGCCTGTTCAAGGCCCCGAGGATTCAACATTACAGCATTTACGTGTCGTGAAAGAATATCGGGCGATCTATTGA
- a CDS encoding SDR family NAD(P)-dependent oxidoreductase, whose protein sequence is MSKNYIIFGASQGLGDAFVKGLPVEGDTVWIVSRTRPNSLDVNDGVNRRWLAIDLSSQQQIPYLKETMKDIAIDVLIYNVGVWEKRGFEDDYTFDLDEVEDIASLMNINLTSTITYVQALLPHLRQAENGKIIFIGSTAGLAHTGNAQVSFVTSKFGLRGITNALREHLRKDKISVTCINPGELAAEVPFEEGAETAIKLYEGTRIPVQDIVTIVQCVIQLSPVSCVKEINIPAMTDLNA, encoded by the coding sequence ATGAGTAAAAACTATATCATATTTGGTGCAAGCCAAGGGCTGGGCGATGCATTTGTCAAAGGTTTGCCAGTAGAAGGCGATACCGTTTGGATAGTGTCACGTACGCGACCGAACAGTTTAGATGTCAATGATGGTGTGAACCGTAGATGGCTTGCCATTGATTTGTCTAGCCAACAACAAATCCCATATTTGAAGGAAACGATGAAAGACATTGCCATTGATGTATTGATTTACAATGTTGGTGTATGGGAAAAGCGGGGCTTTGAAGATGACTATACGTTTGATCTCGATGAGGTTGAAGATATTGCAAGTTTGATGAATATCAATTTAACGTCAACGATTACTTACGTTCAAGCGCTTTTACCTCATTTAAGACAGGCTGAAAACGGAAAAATAATATTTATCGGCTCAACCGCAGGCTTAGCGCATACAGGAAATGCGCAGGTGTCATTTGTGACATCTAAGTTTGGCTTGCGTGGGATTACAAATGCTTTGCGCGAGCATCTAAGAAAAGATAAGATTTCGGTAACGTGTATTAATCCAGGGGAGCTTGCTGCTGAAGTGCCTTTTGAAGAGGGGGCAGAAACGGCAATTAAGTTGTATGAAGGGACGCGCATCCCTGTACAAGATATCGTCACCATTGTTCAGTGCGTCATTCAGTTATCACCAGTGTCTTGCGTGAAGGAAATCAATATTCCTGCGATGACAGATTTGAATGCGTGA
- a CDS encoding polysaccharide deacetylase family protein yields the protein MKTVIHFLQAPVSSGIVNVATSYEVCRKGAHTYEKMIWTGIVSLLLIVAGCQGAPATEESETTEETSEQAEASEANTPSAESDSTETTENEKSATEEDDKDESDQPAQDQEEAEAPMEPLYQINPQNYKIEPLDDAEENVVLLTIDDAPDQYALEMAKTLNSLEAPAIFFVNGHFIDTEEEKAVLKEIHEMGFAIGNHTSSHANLSDLSSEEQRDEIISVNEEIEAITGEKPVFFRAPFGVNTDTSRQIVTEEGMAWMNWSYGYDFVDGYMTKEAIGDIMVNAPELSAGANLLMHDREWTNAALEDIITGLRDKGYSLVDPELIQVNTQ from the coding sequence ATGAAAACAGTCATTCATTTTTTGCAAGCGCCTGTTTCCAGTGGTATAGTAAACGTTGCAACATCTTATGAAGTTTGTCGAAAAGGAGCTCATACGTATGAAAAAATGATTTGGACAGGGATCGTAAGTCTGTTATTGATCGTCGCTGGCTGCCAAGGGGCACCAGCTACAGAAGAAAGTGAAACGACAGAAGAAACGAGTGAACAAGCTGAAGCATCAGAGGCAAACACGCCTTCTGCTGAGAGCGATTCAACGGAAACAACCGAGAATGAAAAATCGGCAACAGAAGAGGATGACAAAGATGAGTCTGATCAGCCTGCACAAGATCAAGAGGAAGCAGAAGCGCCTATGGAGCCTCTTTATCAAATTAATCCACAAAACTATAAAATTGAACCACTTGACGACGCTGAAGAAAATGTCGTTTTATTAACGATTGATGACGCACCAGATCAGTATGCACTTGAGATGGCGAAAACATTAAATTCGTTGGAAGCTCCGGCAATTTTCTTTGTTAATGGCCACTTTATCGATACAGAAGAAGAAAAAGCAGTGTTAAAAGAAATTCACGAGATGGGTTTTGCAATAGGGAATCATACGTCTAGTCATGCAAATTTAAGCGACCTTTCTTCGGAAGAGCAAAGGGACGAAATTATATCTGTAAACGAAGAGATTGAAGCCATTACAGGGGAAAAGCCAGTCTTCTTTAGAGCGCCCTTTGGTGTAAATACAGACACATCAAGACAAATTGTGACAGAAGAAGGAATGGCTTGGATGAATTGGTCTTACGGCTATGATTTCGTCGATGGGTATATGACGAAGGAGGCTATTGGCGATATTATGGTGAATGCACCTGAGTTGTCTGCAGGAGCAAATTTACTAATGCACGATCGCGAATGGACAAATGCTGCGCTAGAGGACATAATCACTGGCTTAAGAGATAAAGGCTACAGTCTCGTTGATCCAGAGTTGATTCAAGTAAATACACAGTAA
- the lpdA gene encoding dihydrolipoyl dehydrogenase has protein sequence MVVGDFPIELDTLVVGAGPGGYVAAIRAAQLGQKVTIVDKGTLGGVCLNVGCIPSKALISAGHRVQHAKHSDDMGITAENVSVDFGKVQEWKGSVVNKLTGGVEGLLKGNKVDIVSGEAYFVDKNTVRIMDEKNSQTYTFKHCILATGSHPTELPSFPWSDRVVSSTGALALEEVPKKLVVIGGGYIGVELGTAYANFGSEVVILEAMDDILTGFEKQMTSLVKRNLKKKGNVEVHTKAKALSVEETSDGVKITAEIKGKEEVIEADYVLVTVGRKPNTAEIGLEDIGVKIDDKGIIETDKQGRTSVDTIFAIGDIVSGPPLAHKASYEGKIAAEAISGEPSEIDYLGIPAVVFSEPELASVGHTEKSAKEEGIDAKAAKFPFAANGRALSLNETDGFVKLVTRTEDGVIIGGQVAGAGASDVIAEIGLAIEAGMTAEDMALTIHAHPTLGEITMEAAEVALGTPIHIVK, from the coding sequence ATGGTTGTTGGAGATTTCCCCATTGAATTAGACACACTTGTAGTAGGCGCTGGCCCAGGGGGATATGTGGCTGCCATCCGCGCAGCCCAGCTTGGCCAAAAAGTGACCATCGTCGACAAAGGTACACTTGGTGGCGTTTGTCTAAACGTCGGGTGTATTCCTTCTAAAGCATTAATTAGCGCAGGACATCGTGTTCAACACGCTAAACATTCGGATGACATGGGTATTACGGCGGAAAACGTTTCTGTCGACTTCGGCAAAGTCCAAGAATGGAAAGGCTCCGTCGTTAATAAGCTGACTGGAGGCGTCGAAGGGCTTCTAAAAGGAAACAAAGTGGATATTGTTTCTGGAGAGGCATACTTTGTTGACAAAAATACGGTTCGAATTATGGATGAGAAAAATTCACAAACGTATACGTTTAAACATTGTATCCTTGCTACTGGATCTCATCCGACAGAGCTTCCTTCGTTCCCGTGGAGTGACCGTGTTGTTTCCTCAACAGGCGCACTTGCACTAGAGGAAGTGCCGAAGAAGCTCGTCGTGATTGGTGGCGGTTATATCGGCGTTGAGCTTGGAACAGCGTATGCAAACTTCGGCTCTGAGGTCGTTATTCTTGAAGCGATGGATGATATTCTAACTGGTTTCGAGAAACAAATGACTTCTTTAGTGAAACGTAACCTTAAGAAAAAGGGGAACGTTGAAGTTCATACGAAAGCAAAAGCACTTTCTGTCGAAGAGACAAGCGACGGTGTGAAAATTACCGCTGAAATTAAAGGTAAGGAAGAAGTTATTGAAGCGGACTACGTTCTTGTCACGGTTGGACGTAAGCCGAACACAGCCGAGATTGGCCTTGAGGATATTGGCGTCAAGATCGACGACAAAGGTATCATAGAAACGGACAAGCAAGGACGTACAAGCGTTGATACGATCTTTGCGATCGGTGATATCGTTTCTGGTCCTCCATTAGCTCATAAAGCTTCTTATGAAGGGAAAATTGCCGCTGAAGCCATTAGTGGTGAGCCTTCAGAAATTGATTACTTAGGCATCCCTGCAGTTGTCTTTTCCGAGCCTGAATTGGCTTCAGTTGGACATACAGAGAAGTCTGCTAAAGAAGAAGGTATTGATGCGAAGGCAGCTAAATTCCCATTTGCTGCAAATGGACGTGCGCTCTCATTAAATGAGACTGACGGATTTGTTAAGCTTGTTACCCGCACCGAAGATGGTGTCATTATCGGGGGACAAGTTGCTGGAGCAGGTGCTAGCGATGTGATTGCAGAAATCGGTTTAGCCATTGAAGCTGGTATGACGGCTGAAGATATGGCATTAACGATCCATGCACATCCAACACTTGGAGAAATTACGATGGAGGCTGCTGAGGTTGCCCTTGGCACACCAATTCATATCGTAAAATAA
- a CDS encoding dihydrolipoamide acetyltransferase family protein, with the protein MAFEFKLPDIGEGIHEGEVAKWLVKPGDEVKEDDVLCEVQNDKAVVEIPSPVDGTVKELKVDEGVTAIVGDVILTIDAEGYEDSGSDDSKEESSESAKAEAPETTGKEEAAKAQQSSDAKEQSEEKKSTSSHVIAMPSVRKYAREQGVDIAQVQGSGKNNRIVREDIDAYVNGAQTAPQEEAQTAPEETSEKVAQPAASASTEGLTETREKMSGIRKAIAKAMVNSKQTAPHVTLLDEVVVSDLVAHRKKFKQVAADQGVKLTYLPYVVKALTSALKKFPALNTSLDDSSEEIVHKHYYNIGIAADTDKGLLVPVVKQADRKSVFEISDEINHLATKARDGSLSSDEMKGASCTITNIGSAGGQWFTPVINHPEVAILGIGRIAEKAVVENGEIVAAPVLALSLSFDHRIIDGATAQLAMNHIKRLLNDPQLLVMEA; encoded by the coding sequence GTGGCGTTTGAATTTAAGCTCCCTGATATCGGTGAAGGTATCCACGAAGGTGAAGTCGCCAAATGGCTCGTCAAACCAGGGGATGAAGTTAAAGAAGACGATGTGCTGTGTGAAGTCCAAAATGATAAAGCCGTCGTTGAAATTCCTTCCCCAGTCGATGGTACAGTGAAAGAATTAAAAGTTGACGAAGGCGTTACGGCGATCGTTGGCGACGTTATTCTAACGATTGATGCTGAAGGCTATGAAGACAGTGGTTCAGATGATAGTAAGGAAGAGTCTAGCGAGAGTGCTAAAGCTGAAGCCCCTGAAACAACTGGGAAAGAAGAAGCGGCTAAGGCACAACAATCTTCAGACGCAAAGGAGCAGTCTGAAGAAAAGAAAAGCACATCTAGTCACGTGATTGCAATGCCTTCAGTGAGAAAGTATGCCCGTGAACAAGGTGTAGACATTGCACAAGTTCAAGGCAGTGGAAAAAACAATCGCATTGTCCGTGAAGACATTGATGCTTATGTCAACGGAGCGCAAACTGCACCACAAGAAGAGGCGCAAACAGCTCCAGAAGAGACAAGCGAAAAAGTAGCACAACCAGCAGCTAGCGCTTCGACTGAAGGTTTAACAGAGACACGCGAAAAAATGAGCGGCATCCGCAAAGCGATTGCAAAAGCGATGGTCAACTCTAAACAAACGGCTCCTCACGTAACATTGCTGGACGAGGTCGTTGTTTCTGACCTTGTCGCCCATCGGAAGAAGTTTAAACAAGTTGCGGCTGATCAAGGTGTTAAATTAACGTACTTGCCATATGTCGTTAAAGCATTAACTTCAGCCTTGAAAAAGTTCCCAGCTTTAAACACATCACTTGACGACAGCAGTGAAGAGATTGTTCACAAGCATTATTACAACATCGGGATTGCTGCGGATACGGACAAAGGTCTACTCGTTCCAGTTGTGAAACAGGCAGATCGCAAATCCGTCTTTGAAATTTCCGATGAGATTAATCATCTTGCAACAAAAGCACGTGACGGCTCTCTTTCTTCTGATGAGATGAAAGGCGCTTCTTGCACAATTACGAATATCGGATCTGCAGGCGGACAATGGTTTACACCGGTCATTAATCATCCAGAAGTAGCTATTCTTGGCATCGGTCGTATTGCAGAAAAAGCAGTGGTCGAAAACGGAGAAATCGTTGCGGCACCTGTTCTAGCATTGTCATTAAGCTTTGATCACCGTATAATTGACGGTGCGACTGCTCAGCTTGCTATGAACCATATCAAACGTTTGCTGAACGATCCACAACTACTAGTAATGGAGGCGTAA
- a CDS encoding alpha-ketoacid dehydrogenase subunit beta, with amino-acid sequence MAQMTMIQAITDALRTELKNDENVLVFGEDVGQNGGVFRATEGLQKEFGEDRVFDTPLAESAINGLAIGMALQGFRPVPEIQFFGFVYETMDSINGQMARMRYRSGNTYNMPITIRSPFGGGVKTPELHADSLEGLIAQQPGVKVVIPSNPYDAKGLLISAIRDNDPVVFLEHMKLYRSFREEVPEEDYTVEIGKAKVKREGTDVTLIAYGAMVQASMKAAEELEKEDISAEVIDLMTVSPLDVETIVASVKKTNRVVVVQEAQKQAGIANQIVAEISERAILHLEAPIARVAAPDTVYPFAAAEEVWLPNHEDIVEKAKAAVHF; translated from the coding sequence ATGGCTCAAATGACAATGATTCAAGCCATCACTGACGCGCTGAGAACCGAACTGAAGAATGACGAAAATGTTCTCGTCTTTGGTGAAGATGTCGGGCAGAATGGCGGTGTGTTTCGCGCGACAGAAGGCTTGCAAAAAGAATTTGGTGAAGATCGTGTCTTTGATACACCACTAGCTGAATCGGCGATTAATGGACTAGCCATTGGTATGGCCCTCCAAGGGTTTCGTCCTGTTCCTGAAATTCAGTTTTTCGGTTTTGTTTATGAAACAATGGATTCGATTAATGGTCAAATGGCACGTATGCGGTACCGCTCAGGAAATACGTACAATATGCCAATTACGATTCGTTCACCATTCGGTGGAGGCGTAAAAACACCTGAACTTCATGCAGATAGCCTTGAAGGATTGATTGCACAGCAGCCAGGTGTGAAAGTAGTGATTCCATCTAATCCGTATGATGCGAAGGGATTGTTGATTTCTGCAATCCGTGACAACGACCCTGTTGTTTTCTTGGAGCATATGAAGCTTTATCGTTCCTTCCGTGAAGAAGTTCCTGAAGAGGATTACACAGTTGAAATTGGCAAGGCTAAAGTAAAAAGAGAAGGTACGGACGTCACATTAATCGCATATGGCGCGATGGTTCAAGCATCGATGAAAGCGGCTGAAGAGCTTGAAAAAGAAGACATTTCAGCTGAAGTGATTGATTTAATGACAGTGAGCCCGCTAGATGTTGAAACAATCGTTGCGTCTGTTAAAAAGACAAACCGTGTGGTTGTTGTCCAAGAAGCTCAAAAGCAAGCTGGCATAGCTAATCAAATTGTTGCTGAGATTTCTGAGCGTGCGATTTTACACTTAGAAGCGCCGATTGCACGTGTTGCAGCACCTGACACAGTATATCCGTTCGCAGCAGCCGAGGAAGTTTGGTTGCCTAATCATGAAGATATTGTCGAAAAAGCAAAAGCTGCTGTTCATTTTTAA
- a CDS encoding YkyA family protein, translating to MRAVKRAASISVMLFVLAACSFGTTPAEDMYEHLEESLALEQGFQEQQEPLVELEEKEQQIYEEIITYTTEEMDKISALAEEGLNVIEEREELLLKEKESMEASEEQFKNVQPLVDELETDELKQAAEELIAVIEERYATYQSLHEVYMKALTLEKEMYTMITDEDMTMDAFTEQVNKINTSYEEISGLNSTFNDLTNQYNTLKPAFYELAELDVTFEKQGEEAAA from the coding sequence ATGAGAGCAGTAAAGCGTGCTGCCAGCATCTCCGTGATGCTTTTTGTTTTAGCAGCTTGTAGTTTTGGTACTACCCCAGCTGAGGATATGTATGAGCATTTAGAGGAGTCTTTGGCACTTGAGCAAGGCTTCCAAGAACAACAGGAGCCCCTCGTTGAACTTGAAGAAAAAGAACAGCAAATTTATGAAGAAATCATAACATACACTACGGAAGAGATGGATAAGATTAGTGCTCTAGCTGAGGAAGGCTTGAATGTCATTGAAGAGAGAGAGGAACTTCTCTTAAAAGAAAAGGAAAGTATGGAAGCGTCTGAAGAGCAATTTAAAAATGTTCAGCCGCTTGTCGATGAGCTGGAAACAGATGAGCTTAAGCAGGCAGCCGAAGAGCTTATCGCAGTGATCGAAGAAAGGTATGCTACTTATCAGAGCCTTCATGAAGTGTATATGAAAGCATTAACGCTTGAAAAAGAAATGTATACGATGATTACTGATGAAGATATGACGATGGACGCTTTTACAGAGCAAGTGAATAAAATTAATACATCTTATGAGGAAATTTCTGGTTTGAATTCAACGTTTAATGATTTAACAAATCAATACAATACGTTAAAGCCGGCGTTTTATGAGTTAGCTGAATTAGACGTCACTTTTGAAAAACAAGGTGAAGAAGCTGCAGCATAA
- the def gene encoding peptide deformylase produces the protein MLTMKDVVREGHPSLRKQAKEVAIPPTKEEIALLKSMQTFLSNSQDEELVEKYDLRPGVGLAAPQLGVEKRMIAVLLTDDKDRLYDYGLFNPKIVSHSVEKSYLPSGEGCLSVDREVPGIVPRYARITVKAINSDLEPVKLRLRGLPAIVFQHEIDHLNGVMFYDHINEDDPFAIPENAVEVDR, from the coding sequence GTGTTAACAATGAAAGATGTTGTCCGGGAAGGCCATCCTTCCCTTCGAAAGCAGGCAAAAGAAGTAGCCATACCACCTACAAAAGAAGAGATTGCCCTGCTTAAAAGTATGCAAACCTTTCTCTCCAACTCTCAAGACGAAGAATTGGTTGAAAAATATGATCTGCGACCAGGAGTCGGCCTGGCCGCGCCTCAATTGGGCGTTGAAAAACGAATGATCGCGGTTCTTTTAACAGATGATAAAGATCGCTTATACGATTACGGTCTTTTTAATCCAAAAATCGTCAGTCATTCTGTCGAAAAAAGCTACCTTCCTTCAGGCGAAGGGTGTTTATCCGTAGACCGTGAAGTCCCGGGCATTGTTCCGCGCTATGCACGCATTACTGTGAAAGCGATCAATAGCGATTTAGAGCCGGTCAAGCTACGCCTACGCGGTTTACCCGCCATTGTTTTTCAACATGAAATTGATCATTTAAATGGCGTCATGTTTTATGATCATATTAACGAAGATGATCCATTCGCCATTCCAGAAAATGCTGTTGAAGTAGACCGTTAA
- a CDS encoding Cof-type HAD-IIB family hydrolase translates to MKKIVFFDIDGTLLNEKKLLPRETKEAIHLLKKNGIETGIATGRGPFMYPELREELGINTFISYNGQYVVHEDQVIYKNALPPSSLERLKSFASKNNHALTYMGADQMTASTEYEKKIEESLQTLHFEHPPYLPNFPHSHDIFQVLLFCEEGDEKPYREAFDNLHFVRWHKYSMDILPAGGSKAFGIQQVMNTLNIDRANVYAFGDGLNDLEMLEFVGCGVAMGNASDEVKKKADVVTSPVDEGGIVHGLEKVGLL, encoded by the coding sequence TTGAAAAAGATCGTGTTTTTTGACATCGATGGAACACTATTGAATGAAAAGAAGCTATTGCCCAGAGAAACGAAAGAGGCCATTCATTTGCTTAAAAAGAATGGTATTGAAACAGGGATTGCGACAGGAAGAGGCCCCTTTATGTATCCTGAGCTTCGTGAAGAGCTAGGGATTAACACTTTTATCAGCTACAACGGCCAATATGTTGTACATGAAGATCAAGTGATTTATAAAAATGCGCTTCCGCCAAGTTCTTTAGAGCGTTTAAAAAGCTTTGCTTCTAAGAACAATCATGCTCTTACATATATGGGAGCCGATCAAATGACAGCTTCAACAGAATACGAAAAAAAGATCGAGGAGAGCTTACAAACGCTTCATTTTGAGCATCCGCCTTACTTGCCTAATTTTCCTCACAGCCATGATATTTTCCAAGTGTTGCTTTTTTGTGAAGAGGGTGACGAAAAGCCTTATCGGGAAGCTTTTGACAATCTTCATTTCGTCCGTTGGCACAAATATTCAATGGACATTTTACCTGCGGGTGGTTCAAAAGCATTTGGGATTCAGCAAGTGATGAACACCTTAAATATAGATCGCGCCAATGTTTATGCTTTTGGAGATGGCTTGAATGATCTGGAGATGCTTGAGTTTGTTGGGTGCGGTGTAGCTATGGGGAATGCTTCTGATGAGGTTAAGAAGAAAGCTGACGTCGTGACATCGCCTGTTGATGAAGGCGGGATTGTCCACGGCCTGGAAAAGGTCGGATTGCTCTAA
- a CDS encoding DNA-dependent RNA polymerase subunit epsilon produces the protein MIFKVLYQPSKDQAIVREGTKTLYVEEESERAVRKKLAKHHYNIEYVQALSPEHLAYEQQSSKFKVESL, from the coding sequence ATGATTTTTAAAGTGCTTTATCAGCCTTCAAAAGATCAAGCGATCGTTAGAGAAGGTACGAAAACACTGTATGTTGAAGAAGAATCGGAGCGCGCAGTCCGAAAGAAATTAGCAAAGCATCATTATAACATTGAATATGTCCAAGCTTTGTCCCCGGAACACTTGGCATATGAACAACAATCAAGCAAATTTAAAGTGGAGTCTCTGTAG